Proteins encoded within one genomic window of Episyrphus balteatus chromosome 1, idEpiBalt1.1, whole genome shotgun sequence:
- the LOC129913950 gene encoding 26S proteasome non-ATPase regulatory subunit 9 — MVVPKTTAKEEVMRLMADKDKLEKSISDYGDILSANDNVGMSGPLIDAEGYPRNDIDVYQVRQARQQILCLQNDHKKLMSEIEKLLHQVHKEAADEENSAGMSSKAAAISLESPVEETISPLNVIVNVNLVSPGSPAEDAGLRIGDGIIQFGSINSKNFENNLYQIGALVNNMENQRIALKVKRTEQILDMILIPKKWSGRGLLGCNIVLPETIER, encoded by the coding sequence atGGTTGTACCTAAAACTACTGCAAAAGAAGAAGTCATGCGCCTAATGGCCGACAAAGATAAATTAGAAAAGTCAATATCCGATTATGGAGATATCTTATCGGCAAATGATAATGTTGGTATGTCGGGTCCTCTCATCGATGCCGAAGGATACCCTCGCAACGATATTGATGTCTATCAAGTGCGCCAAGCAAGACAACAAATTCTATGCTTACAAAATGATCACAAAAAGCTTATGAGTGAAATTGAGAAACTTCTTCATCAAGTCCATAAAGAGGCTGCTGATGAAGAAAATAGTGCAGGGATGTCAAGTAAAGCGGCAGCAATCAGCTTAGAATCTCCAGTCGAAGAGACTATATCACCTCTGAACGTTATTGTTAATGTTAATTTGGTCAGTCCCGGATCTCCAGCTGAAGATGCTGGCCTTCGAATTGGAGATGGTATTATACAATTTGGTTCTATAAATTCAAAGAATTTCGAAAATAATCTTTATCAAATTGGGGCTTTggtgaataatatggaaaatcAACGTATTGCTCTGAAGGTTAAAAGAACTGAACAGATTTTAGATATGATTTTGATACCAAAGAAATGGAGTGGTCGCGGATTACTTGGATGTAATATTGTCTTGCCAGAAACTATTGAACGTTAG
- the LOC129913548 gene encoding uncharacterized protein LOC129913548, with amino-acid sequence MPPKVTPEPVDEEYNCRSCREPDSAEDMVQCDQCNEWNHFSCAGVNVSIEEKSYLCQICQGKSKCSVASVSGAGFATAISGVSTKANSQSSQTPATTTATLVQSAVTLPATNAAEFAALVGSSAVFTTPTTTISSQSSAAFPAYSAAEDAAMRGRLANETTTLNAAFYESLSAIHNPAASAQSSVKVSAHSAAEVAAMCGNLFPSNPSAYYSQPYPFATTSTQNVFGLPTLPPYADTFLSNAHSRMTLAHRVPLTSLLSNGHFSATKKTSTQGLVLAEDDRTSKAPFQPPRPNSSSSQSSKCSSTKRLQIELQKIEEERQLRESRDKEELKLRKERDAEYITKKYQIMNQVFSSSDDDDEAPHGSETMKNKSAKAKVNVSKWIDGTTQKDYLHSTTNVNPSPLDLMPITSQHQHISNTCSGAEGKSSFITNQHQSSPAAVIPGSTQFHSAGEEVLLPKPDHQHNTAAVNFLMPTSQRVQNNQQGVQNNQTHQHSQEQNPEHQPSSQYLPSFNNMQQYTPSNNFLTKNNLAARHLIRDLPAFDGNPSEWPLFIASFNRSTELGGFSDEENLIRLHKALKGGALEAVRSLIIQPNCVGRVIETLRMLYGRPELIINTLIRKITSTPSPKAEKLETIVTFAIAVQNLCATIEACGIVDHLNYPMLMQELVDKLPPALRLNWAIHKQSLPLCTLVHFSSWMYTMAEAANGVLVTAPSTYAEEKKRTKWKDKGIVNAHYSQTNPENKCYVCGGSCSSVAECKKFVQSSRTARWEEVRRHRLCCKCLKKHLNQRCKTEALCGKNNCTLKHHQLLHNDQKQPTDGTVGIHSESTSYNTDSVLFRVVPVFLYGNGTKIKVFAFLDDGSSVTLMDEDLAKQLNVKGESRPLCLKWTGNTSRFERKSKLINLQISSTTANAKKFPLANVHTVEKLCLPAQTLNSDELRKKFEHLRGLDIDPYNKAVPLLLIGLDNTQLGFPIKSKERGPNEPVATKTRLGWVIHGKCVEEANRSDKTHSFHVCECNDPELRRLVKNFICDDNFGTHELKKLMMSDDDARALNLLNTRTVRKNGRFETTLLWKIDEFQLPDSYPMARKRLVCLQKRMQRDPVLAEKLNSKIDEYVRKGYARRITHQEIVENKDRSWYLPVFPVENPNKPGKIRIVWDAAAAVRGTSLNSLLLKGPDQLTPLTSVIYKFRQHKIAICGDIMEMYHQVGIREEDQHYQRFLWGYGEEGQPDTYIMKVMTFGATCSPCTAHFVKNTNADNFAAEFPRAACSIKENHYVDDLMDSVPTEEEAITLAQEIRHIHKQGGFHIRNWVSNSSAVLRALQSEPTEQKSMNADVELGTEKVLGMWWCTSLDCLTFKLTTNPNQREILFGSKRPTKREVLRVMMTIFDPLGLISCFLMYIKILLQEIWRSKIEWDDEIKNDEYKKWLKWVHHLSKVEKVKIPRCYVTSTLGSDVQLHVFVDASENGFAAVAYIRSSNNGLVETSLIGAKTRVAPLKALSIPRLELQAALLGARFAKCITESHGISFGKQYFWSDSKTVLCWLRSDHRRYRQYVAFRVSEILELTDIEEWKWIPTNMNVADEATKWQKPPEFKDTSRWFNGPAFLKSSADQWPQEVVVGSTIEDLKTNFVAIHTFGRDTIFRFNEIPTWWKLLRTIEDLKTNFVAIHTFGRDTIFRFNEIPTWWKLLRSTAYALRFVHNTSTKRNKTIKVSGLLSREELQNAQNELLREAQICEYAEEVADLTMNRCVEKSSPLFNLCPFLDENRLIRTNSRIRLEEKLSLDFRLPIILPRFHRITTLIIEDVHHRYNHQNDETVVNILRENFYISQVRSALRAIKKDCSQCKINRASPRPPIMAPLPQARLASFCRKFSYVGVDYFGPFLVTVGRRTEKRWGVLLTCLTIRAVHIEVAHTLTTDSCILCIRNFIARRGTPIEFHSDNGTNFHGAERELREAASCIQSDRLAETFTTTSTQWKFIPPASPHMGGSWERLVRSIKNALYAIAPTRNPNDELLRSMLIEAENIINSRPLTYIPIDPANPEALTPNHFLLGSASGSKPLVEFNDDVTVLRKNWLTSQQFADRFWKRWVAEYLPTLTRRTKWFTPAKPLEVGDIVLVVDPTSPRNSWAKGRIIKVKLSKDDQVRSAFIQTQSGIYERPAVKLALLDIKAPNESPGETTKGEC; translated from the coding sequence ATGCCACCCAAAGTGACACCAGAACCGGTCGATGAAGAGTACAACTGCCGCAGCTGTAGAGAGCCCGACTCAGCCGAAGACATGGTCCAGTGCGACCAGTGCAACGAGTGGAATCATTTTAGCTGCGCCGGTGTGAACGTCAGCATAGAAGAAAAATCATATCTATGTCAGATATGCCAAGGTAAGAGTAAGTGTAGCGTAGCTAGTGTTTCAGGAGCGGGTTTCGCAACTGCAATAAGTGGGGTTAGTACAAAAGCCAATAGCCAATCGTCACAAACACCAGCAACAACTACTGCAACGTTAGTGCAAAGCGCTGTCACGCTTCCTGCGACAAATGCAGCCGAATTTGCTGCTTTAGTCGGAAGTTCAGCCGTTTTTACAACTCCAACTACTACTATATCTTCCCAAAGTTCAGCAGCATTCCCTGCGTATAGTGCGGCCGAAGATGCTGCCATGCGTGGGCGTTTAGCCAATGAGACAACAACACTGAATGCTGCCTTCTATGAGTCACTATCAGCAATACATAACCCTGCTGCATCCGCCCAAAGTTCTGTGAAAGTTTCTGCGCATAGTGCGGCCGAAGTTGCTGCCATGTGTGGAAATCTTTTTCCTTCTAACCCTTCCGCGTACTATAGCCAACCATACCCCTTCGCGACAACTTCTACTCAGAACGTGTTTGGGTTGCCAACCTTACCCCCGTATGCGGATACATTCTTATCAAATGCCCACAGTCGTATGACCCTCGCGCACCGTGTACCTTTAACATCTTTATTAAGCAACGGACACTtctcagcaacaaaaaaaacttcaactcAAGGTCTTGTGCTAGCCGAGGATGATCGAACTTCAAAGGCTCCGTTCCAACCACCGAGACCTAACTCCAGCAGTTCACAATCCTCGAAATGTTCTTCAACTAAGCGACTCCAAATAGAGCTGCAGAAAATCGAAGAGGAAAGGCAGTTGAGGGAAAGTCGCGACAAAGAAGAACTCAAGCTACGAAAAGAAAGGGATGCCGAGTACATAACCAAAAAGTACCAAATTATGAATCAAGTTTTTAGCTCCTCGGACGATGACGATGAGGCCCCCCATGGTTCAGAGacgatgaaaaataaaagtgcgaaGGCAAAAGTGAATGTTAGTAAGTGGATTGATGGAACAACACAGAAGGATTACCTGCACTCCACGACGAACGTGAACCCCAGTCCCCTTGACCTCATGCCGATTACTTCTCAACACCAACACATTTCTAATACGTGTAGCGGCGCTGAAGGGAAATCATCGTTCATCACTAACCAACATCAGTCGTCTCCCGCAGCTGTCATTCCAGGTTCTACCCAGTTCCATTCTGCCGGTGAGGAAGTTCTGTTACCAAAGCCCGACCATCAACACAACACAGCCGcagttaattttttaatgccAACATCACAGCGTGTTCAAAACAATCAACAGGgtgttcaaaacaatcaaactCATCAGCATTCTCAAGAACAAAACCCCGAACACCAACCGTCCTCTCAATATTTGCCCTCGTTCAACAATATGCAACAATATACGccctcaaataattttttaacgaaaaataaTTTAGCAGCGCGTCATTTAATCCGAGACTTGCCTGCTTTCGATGGAAACCCCTCGGAATGGCCACTATTCATCGCAAGTTTTAATCGGAGCACTGAACTGGGTGGTTTTAGCGATGAGGAAAATCTCATAAGACTACACAAAGCTCTTAAAGGTGGGGCATTAGAGGCAGTAAGAAGCTTGATCATTCAACCTAATTGTGTAGGACGTGTCATCGAGACTTTGAGGATGCTGTACGGCAGACCCGAATTGATTATAAACACGCTGATTCGAAAGATTACTTCCACACCCTCGCCCAAAGCAGAAAAGCTCGAAACTATTGTCACATTTGCAATAGCAGTGCAGAACCTCTGTGCTACAATCGAAGCCTGTGGTATAGTCGACCATCTCAACTACCCCATGCTGATGCAAGAACTTGTGGACAAGCTTCCACCTGCCCTTCGGCTTAATTGGGCCATCCACAAGCAATCACTACCGCTATGCACACTCGTACACTTCAGTTCGTGGATGTATACGATGGCCGAAGCTGCAAATGGGGTTCTGGTCACAGCTCCTTCCACATATGCAGAAGAGAAGAAACGCACCAAATGGAAAGATAAAGGAATCGTAAACGCCCACTACAGTCAAACCAACCCAGAAAACAAGTGCTATGTCTGCGGTGGCAGCTGTTCTTCAGTGGCAGAGTGTAAGAAGTTCGTGCAATCGAGCCGCACCGCTCGATGGGAGGAGGTGAGAAGACACCGCCTTTGCTGTAAATGCcttaaaaaacatttgaatCAGAGATGCAAGACAGAAGCCCTGTGTGGAAAAAACAATTGTACGTTAAAACATCATCAGCTCCTACACAACGACCAAAAACAACCTACGGATGGGACGGTCGGAATTCATTCCGAAAGTACATCTTATAATACAGATTCTGTGCTGTTCCGAGTCGTGCCCGTATTCCTTTATGGAAACGGAACAAAAATAAAGGTGTTTGCGTTTCTGGACGATGGATCATCCGTAACGTTAATGGATGAAGATCTCGCCAAGCAGTTGAACGTGAAAGGAGAGTCACGACCTCTGTGTCTGAAGTGGACTGGAAACACTTCCCGATTTGAGCGTAAATCCAAGTTAATCAACCTACAAATATCAAGCACAACCGCCAACGCAAAGAAGTTCCCACTAGCAAATGTACACACTGTTGAGAAACTATGCCTACCAGCCCAAACACTCAATTCCGATGAGTTGCGGAAGAAGTTTGAACATCTAAGAGGACTCGACATAGATCCATACAACAAAGCCGTTCCACTGTTGCTTATAGGTCTCGATAATACACAACTTGGATTCCCGATTAAATCTAAAGAAAGAGGTCCAAATGAACCGGTTGCGACAAAAACTCGCCTAGGTTGGGTGATTCATGGAAAGTGTGTCGAAGAAGCAAACAGGTCTGATAAAACTCACAGCTTTCATGTTTGCGAATGCAATGACCCCGAGCTACGCCGCCTTGTGAAAAACTTTATTTGCGATGATAATTTCGGAACACACGAGTTGAAAAAGCTAATGATGTCTGACGATGATGCCCGAGCTTTGAATCTGCTGAACACCCGTACAGTTCGCAAGAATGGGAGATTCGAAACGACACTTCTCTGGAAAATTGATGAATTTCAACTGCCTGATAGTTATCCGATGGCCAGAAAACGACTAGTCTGTCTACAAAAGAGAATGCAGCGTGACCCAGTTCTAGCTGAAAAGTTAAATAGTAAAATCGATGAATACGTCAGAAAAGGATATGCACGAAGAATCACCCACCAAGAGATTGTGGAGAATAAGGACCGTTCATGGTACTTACCAGTTTTTCCTGTGGAAAATCCAAATAAACCTGGAAAAATTAGGATCGTTTGGGACGCTGCTGCTGCAGTTCGCGGGACTTCACTCAATTCCTTACTCCTCAAAGGCCCTGATCAACTTACTCCTCTGACGTCCGTCATCTATAAATTCAGACAACACAAGATCGCGATTTGTGGGGATATAATGGAAATGTACCACCAAGTCGGTATTCGAGAGGAGGACCAACATTACCAGCGTTTCTTGTGGGGCTATGGCGAAGAAGGGCAACCCGATACATACATTATGAAAGTGATGACCTTTGGGGCAACTTGTTCCCCATGTACCGCACATTTCGTCAAAAATACCAACGCCGATAACTTTGCAGCTGAATTTCCAAGAGCGGCCTGTTCTATTAAGGAAAATCATTACGTAGATGACCTGATGGATAGTGTTCCGACTGAGGAAGAGGCCATCACATTAGCTCAGGAGATTCGACACATTCACAAGCAGGGTGGGTTTCACATCAGAAACTGGGTTTCCAATTCGTCCGCAGTTCTAAGAGCACTTCAATCAGAACCAACAGAACAAAAAAGCATGAACGCCGATGTTGAACTAGGTACAGAAAAGGTGCTTGGGATGTGGTGGTGCACCTCTTTAGACTGCCTTACGTTCAAGCTTACTACAAACCCAAATCAAAGGGAAATTCTTTTCGGGTCAAAACGTCCAACTAAGCGTGAAGTCCTCAGAGTTATGATGACAATTTTTGATCCTTTAGGACTTATATCGTGTTTCCTCATGTACATCAAGATTCTGCTCCAAGAGATCTGGCGATCTAAAATAGAGTGGGATGATGAAATCAAAAACgatgaatacaaaaaatggctgaaATGGGTGCATCATCTATCCAAAGTCGAGAAGGTTAAGATTCCAAGATGTTACGTGACTTCAACTCTGGGCTCCGATGTACAATTGCATGTTTTCGTCGACGCCAGCGAAAACGGTTTCGCGGCGGTAGCGTACATAAGAAGTTCCAACAACGGGCTAGTGGAGACTAGTCTTATAGGGGCGAAAACTCGTGTAGCACCTCTTAAGGCCTTATCAATTCCTCGCTTGGAACTGCAGGCAGCGCTACTTGGAGCAAGATTCGCTAAATGTATCACAGAGTCACACGGCATTTCCTTTGGCAAACAATACTTCTGGTCAGACTCCAAAACCGTTTTGTGTTGGCTCCGATCTGATCACCGCAGATACCGGCAGTACGTAGCATTTCGAGTTAGCGAAATTTTAGAACTTACCGATATAGAAGAATGGAAATGGATTCCTACAAATATGAACGTTGCGGACGAAGCCACAAAATGGCAAAAACCTCCAGAGTTCAAAGACACTAGCCGATGGTTCAATGGACCAGCTTTTTTGAAATCCTCTGCAGATCAATGGCCGCAGGAAGTTGTCGTGGGTTCTACAATTGAAGACCTTAAAACTAACTTTGTTGCCATTCATACTTTCGGTCGAGATACTATTTTCCGATTCAATGAAATCCCTACCTGGTGGAAGCTGCTTAGGACAATTGAAGACCTTAAAACTAACTTTGTTGCCATTCATACTTTCGGTCGAGATACTATTTTCCGATTCAATGAAATCCCTACCTGGTGGAAGCTGCTTAGGAGTACGGCGTATGCCCTTCGATTTGTGCACAACACAAGCACTAAAAGAAACAAGACAATCAAGGTGAGTGGCCTTTTGTCACGTGAAGAACTACAGAACGCGCAAAACGAACTGTTAAGAGAAGCACAAATTTGTGAATACGCCGAAGAGGTTGCAGACTTAACCATGAACCGTTGTGTCGAGAAAAGCAGTCCGCTTTTTAATCTGTGCCCCTTCCTGGATGAAAATCGTCTCATTCGAACCAATAGCAGAATCCGTTTGGAAGAAAAACTCAGCCTGGACTTCCGACTACCCATTATCCTGCCAAGATTTCATCGCATAACCACTCTTATTATCGAAGATGTTCATCATCGTTACAACCATCAAAACGATGAAACTGTGGTAAATATTCTTCGCGAAAACTTTTACATTTCTCAGGTGCGATCAGCTTTGAGAGCCATCAAGAAAGATTGTTCGCAGTGCAAGATTAATAGAGCTTCTCCACGCCCTCCAATCATGGCACCACTTCCACAGGCGCGACTCGCGTCTTTCTGTCGAAAATTTTCGTACGTTGGCGTCGACTACTTTGGCCCCTTTTTGGTTACTGTAGGTCGAAGAACTGAAAAGCGCTGGGGAGTGCTTCTAACCTGTCTCACCATAAGGGCAGTCCACATAGAAGTTGCCCATACCTTGACTACAGATTCATGTATCCTCTGTATCAGAAACTTTATTGCCAGAAGAGGAACGCCCATCGAGTTTCATAGCGACAACGGCACTAATTTTCACGGCGCAGAACGGGAGCTACGGGAAGCGGCTAGTTGTATCCAGAGTGATAGATTGGCGGAAACATTTACTACTACAAGCACTCAATGGAAATTTATACCACCGGCTTCACCGCATATGGGTGGTAGCTGGGAGCGCTTAGTACGCTCCATTAAAAACGCCCTTTATGCTATTGCGCCGACAAGGAATCCGAATGACGAATTGCTGCGCAGTATGTTGATAGAAgcagaaaatataattaattcacGGCCCTTGACATACATTCCAATAGATCCTGCAAATCCAGAAGCTCTCACACCTAACCACTTTTTATTAGGCTCGGCCAGTGGTTCCAAACCTTTGGTGGAATTTAACGACGACGTGACAGTGCTACGTAAAAATTGGCTCACCTCACAGCAGTTTGCGGACCGCTTCTGGAAGCGCTGGGTAGCAGAATACTTGCCCACACTTACCAGGCGTACAAAATGGTTCACACCCGCAAAACCTTTAGAGGTCGGCGATATAGTCCTGGTCGTTGACCCAACTAGTCCCAGAAACAGTTGGGCTAAAGGACGAATAATCAAAGTTAAGCTTTCAAAAGACGATCAAGTACGAAGCGCTTTCATACAAACGCAGAGTGGAATCTACGAAAGACCTGCCGTCAAATTGGCCCTTCTCGACATCAAAGCTCCCAATGAGTCCCCAGGAGAAACTACCAAGGGGGAGTGTTGA
- the LOC129913888 gene encoding protein aubergine produces the protein MEGQKGSGAGRARGQGRASRQQQGGSNGNSGGGGGGGGGRRPPNIQTPGQQGGGNWRQGGGNGHGGGGNGYGGGGGGGNGHRGGGEQQSAWGGQRGGQQQGAWGGGPPHQRQPQQQAPPPQQSAWGQGARQPTPSTSAPTAAPQQRAPAPSTQGRATSHGAGAEVVKEDARGAVRGRRVITEFIATRPKECISKTGKSGQPVTVQANYYRVLKKPKWSIFQYRIDFAPDVDLIRARRSYIYEHRELFGGYLFDGAMLFTSTNLNTPTKELYCKNKEGEPIQIKVKNVGEIKVTDIQLLQVLNLILRRSMEGLNLQLVGRNFFDPVAKICVPNHKLEIWPGYTTSIRQHEQDILLCAEITHKIMRTDTLLQILIKCSQESGDYQSQFKKEVVGMVVLTDYNNKTYRIDDVDFNQTPMSKFNTSKGDVSYCDYYQQRYRLNIRDKKQPLLVSRPTEKNIRGGQSEFIMLIPELSRATGLNDEMKNNRTLMRAIADHTRLAPEPRIERLRMFHRRLDGAQSSQEVLKSWNLQLDTKLIELPGRILKNENILFANNRKYTCDKNADWNREFRNNSMFVQKEVRRWYVIVPQRFSREANDFVRLMRQAANGMKMNIAEPRIMEMPDDRNPSYASAIETACNSDPQILVIVVANDNAERYSCIKKKCIVDRAIPSQVLNLRTIAPRGKTSGLMSVATKVVIQINAKLLGAPWMIELPMQGLMTVGFDVCHSARDSLKSYGALVATMDLRQSTSYFSAVTEHLKGQELSNEIVLNMNKALKKYREAHGALPERILFFRDGVGDGQLQQVVDNEITSLKQKLDQIYISAGIERGCRLAFIVVSKRINTRLFVMANNPQPGLVVDDVVTLPERYDFFLVSQSVRQGTVSPTSYNVIHDSMGFEADKLQILAYKMTHMYYNWSGTCRVPAVCQYAHKLAFMVAQYLHRAPSNALESQLYFL, from the exons atGGAGGGCCAAAAAGGATCCGGTGCCGGAAGAGCACGTGGCCAAGGGAGGGCTTCAAGACAGCAACAAGGAGGTTCCAATGGAAATAGTGGTGGCGGCGGCGGAGGCGGCGGTGGTCGTCGCCCGCCGAATATTCAAACTCCG GGCCAACAGGGTGGAGGCAACTGGAGGCAAGGAGGTGGCAACGGTCATGGAGGTGGCGGTAACGGTTATGGAGGAGGCGGTGGTGGTGGTAATGGCCATCGCGGAGGTGGTGAACAACAATCGGCTTGGGGTGGTCAAAGAGGAGGCCAACAGCAGGGAGCATGGGGTGGTGGCCCACCGCATCAACGGCAACCTCAGCAACAGGCTCCTCCACCACAGCAGTCAGCTTGGGGTCAAGGTGCACGTCAACCTACTCCATCGACTTCAGCACCCACAGCTGCCCCTCAACAGCGGGCGCCAGCACCTTCAACTCAGGGTAGAGCCACAAGCCATGGAGCTGGAGCAGaag TTGTAAAGGAGGATGCACGTGGAGCAGTACGTGGAAGACGTGTTATCACTGAATTTATTGCAACACGTCCAAAAGAGTGCATCTCAAAGACCGGTAAAAGTGGCCAGCCTGTAACTGTTCAGGCTAATTACTATCGAGTCCTCAAAAAGCCCAAGTGGTCAATTTTCCAATATCGTATTGATTTTGCCCCCGATGTTGACTTGATTAGAGCTCGCAGAAGCTACATTTATGAACATCGAGAACTATTTGGTGGCTATTTGTTTGATGGTGCTATGCTCTTCACAAGTACTAATTTGAATACACCAACTAAAGAATTGTACTGCAAAAACAAGGAAGGAGAACCAAtacaaattaaagttaaaaatgttgGTGAGATCAAAGTTACTGACATACAATTGTTGCAAGTGTTGAATTTGATTTTGAGACGTTCAATGGAGGGATTAAATCTTCAGTTGGTCGGTAGAAACTTTTTCGATCCTGTTGCTAag ATTTGCGTACCAAACCACAAGTTGGAAATATGGCCAGGTTACACAACCTCCATTCGTCAGCACGAACAAGATATTCTACTTTGCGCTGAAATTACACACAAAATTATGCGAACTGATACGCTTTtacaaattttgattaaatgctCACAAGAGAGCGGTGATTATCAGAGTCAATTTAAGAAGGAAGTTGTCG gAATGGTCGTCTTGACggattacaacaacaaaacctACCGTATTGATGATGTTGATTTTAATCAGACACCAATGTCCAAATTCAATACCAGCAAAGGTGATGTCTCTTACTGTGATTATTATCAACAG CGTTACAGGCTTAACATTCGTGACAAGAAACAACCATTGTTGGTTTCTCGTCCAACTGAGAAAAATATTCGTGGTGGCCAAAGCGAATTTATTATGCTCATTCCTGAACTTTCAAGAGCAACTGGTTTGAATGACGAAATGAAAAACAACAGAAC TCTCATGAGAGCTATTGCTGACCATACTCGATTGGCTCCAGAACCGCGTATTGAGCGACTTAGGATGTTCCACAGACGCTTGGATGGAGCACAATCATCCCAAGAAGTATTAAAATCATGGAATTTGCAGTTGGACACTAAACTCATTGAGCTACCAGGTCGTATTTTGaagaatgaaaatattttgtttgctaaCAATCGCAA gtaCACATGCGACAAAAATGCCGATTGGAATAGAGAGTTCCGCAACAACTCTATGTTCGTTCAAAAGGAAGTCCGAAGATGGTATGTGATTGTACCTCAGCGTTTTAGCCGTGAGGCCAATGATTTTGTCCGATTGATGCGTCAAGCAGCAAATGGAATGAAGATGAACATTGCCGAACCAAGaat AATGGAAATGCCAGATGACAGGAATCCATCCTATGCATCAGCCATTGAAACAGCTTGTAATAGTGATCCCCAAATCTTGGTTATTGTTGTAGCCAATGATAATGCTGAGAG ATATAGCTGCATTAAAAAGAAGTGCATCGTAGATCGTGCCATTCCATCCCAAGTACTCAACTTGCGAACCATTGCCCCGCGTGGAAAAACTTCCGGTTTGATGTCGGTCGCTACCAAAGTTGTGATTCAGATCAACGCCAAATTGCTCGGAGCTCCATGGATGATCGAGCTTCCAATGCAAGGTTTGATGACTGTTGGTTTTGACGTATGCCACAGTGCAAGAGATTCTCTAAAGTCATATGGTGCTTTGGTAGCCACAATGGATCTCAGGCAATCCACTTCTTATTTCAGTGCTGTAACTGAGCACTTGAAGGGCCAAGAACTCTCCAATGAGATTGTCCTCAATATGAACAAAGCTCTTAAAAAATACCGAGAAGCTCATGGTGCGTTGCCTGAACGTATTCTCTTCTTCCGCGATGGTGTCGGTGATGGACAGCTCCAACAGGTGGTCGACAATGAGATTACATCACTCAAGCAAAAACTCGATCAAATCTACATTAGTGCTGGTATTGAGCGTGGATGTCGATTGGCATTCATTGTGGTTTCGAAGAGAATCAACACGCGTTTGTTTGTCATGGCCAATAACCCACAACCTGGCTTGGTTGTTGATGATGTTGTAACATTGCCAGAGCGCTATGACTTCTTTTTGGTGTCGCAGAGTGTTCGCCAAGGAACTGTATCGCCAACTAGCTACAATGTTATCCACGACTCAATGGGTTTCGAAGCAGACAAACTTCAGATTCTCGCgtacaaaatgacccacatgtaCTACAATTGGTCGGGTACTTGCCGTGTACCCGCTGTTTGCCAGTACGCACACAAATTGGCTTTTATGGTTGCACAATACTTGCATCGGGCACCATCGAATGCTCTTGAAAGCCAACTTTACTTCTTGTAA
- the LOC129913966 gene encoding phosphatidylinositol N-acetylglucosaminyltransferase subunit P, protein MVKNTPGPEPHRAIYGFSFNLFFTSLFALYVIWVLPYQAFGFSKHFYFVPDTYFAFSLPVFVLCGIVFFLFLYLSVNMAQTANIESSLTFKDTSKGCKCEERNDLNDSDSEADEDEFSENDNLCTSTSFAVDVDLSHVSRVLYNKN, encoded by the coding sequence ATGGTTAAAAACACTCCTGGACCAGAACCACATCGAGCCATTTACggattttcatttaatttatttttcacaagTCTATTTGCTTTGTATGTTATTTGGGTTCTTCCCTATCAAGCTTTTGGCTTCTCCAAACATTTCTATTTCGTTCCTGATACATATTTTGCATTCAGTTTGCCAGTTTTTGTTCTATGcggaattgttttctttttgtttttatatttatcagTTAATATGGCTCAAACGGCCAATATTGAAAGTTCCCTAACATTCAAAGATACAAGCAAAGGATGTAAATGTGAGGAGAGAAATGATTTGAATGATTCCGATTCGGAAGCAGATGAGGATGAGTTTAGTGAAAATGATAATCTTTGTACATCAACATCATTTGCTGTAGATGTTGATTTAAGTCATGTGTCCAGAGTATTGTATaataagaattaa